In Litorilinea aerophila, the following proteins share a genomic window:
- the lon gene encoding endopeptidase La, with amino-acid sequence MVNDFMDFGLEDWDEDDEDQVLYESEEFSKRYNFEVEKAEPLSTDDLPVLPLRGVVVYPMMWLPLPIGQRRSIRLVEDNLPENRMIALVTSKDENIERPSPEQIHTIGTAAQVHRVLRTPDGTIRLLVQGMERIRVVEYVQEQPYLRARVEVLPEIIEDDIKMEALMRAVQDLFRRLIDLEPQMPDELAVMAMNVENARQLAYLVASSLRLDVEEAQKLLEMDSVYEKLLRLTQLLNKEIEVLELGRKIQSEAQGEMERMQRDFFLREQLKAIQKELGEDDEQSADIRELEERIAAAQMPEEAEKEARRELDRMRRMPIQAAEYSVIKTYLDLMVSLPWQKTTPDNLDIEHARKVLDEDHYGLDEIKERILEFLAVRKLRAERKSDEGEEDLHDRIRREREGVVLCFVGPPGVGKTSLGISIARAMNRKFVRLALGGIRDEAEIRGFRRTYIGSMPGRIIQSLRRVESKNPVFMLDEVDKLGRDFRGDPSSALLEVLDPEQNREFRDHYLDVPFDLSQVMFITTANVLDTIPGPLQDRMEIIQLSSYTEDEKVKIAQGYLLPRQIRENGLRPEEVTMTEAALREIIQGYTREAGVRNMEREIGKVCRKIAAKIAAGTAPETTVVDAPDIYHYLGKRRYHGEEIAERVEIPGVAVGLAWTMTGGDIMFFEATRVPGEKGFTLTGQLGEVMKESAQAALSYVRSRARDLGIDPDFFKTSDIHLHIPAGAIPKDGPSAGITMATALASLLTGRRVRPDTGMTGEITLRGKVLPVGGIKEKVLAAARFGLTTVILPRHNEADLDDVPETVRERIHFVLVDTVDEVLQAALEEVPAEAVEPPALAAESSAPGRAG; translated from the coding sequence CCTTGCGGGGGGTCGTGGTCTACCCCATGATGTGGCTCCCCTTGCCCATCGGCCAGCGTCGCAGCATCCGCCTGGTAGAAGACAACCTGCCCGAAAACCGGATGATCGCCCTGGTCACCAGCAAGGACGAGAACATCGAGCGGCCTTCCCCAGAGCAGATCCACACCATCGGTACCGCCGCCCAGGTCCATCGGGTCCTGCGCACACCGGACGGCACCATCCGCCTGCTGGTCCAGGGCATGGAGCGGATTCGGGTGGTGGAATATGTCCAGGAGCAGCCCTACCTGCGGGCCCGGGTTGAGGTGTTGCCTGAAATCATCGAGGACGACATCAAGATGGAGGCGCTCATGCGCGCCGTCCAGGATCTCTTCCGTCGCCTCATCGATCTGGAACCCCAGATGCCCGACGAATTGGCCGTCATGGCCATGAACGTCGAAAATGCCCGCCAGCTCGCCTATCTGGTGGCCAGCAGCCTGCGGCTCGATGTGGAGGAAGCCCAAAAACTCCTGGAAATGGACAGCGTCTACGAGAAGCTGCTCCGCCTCACCCAACTCCTGAACAAGGAGATCGAGGTGCTGGAGCTGGGCCGCAAAATCCAGTCCGAGGCCCAGGGCGAGATGGAACGCATGCAGCGAGACTTCTTCCTCCGGGAGCAGCTCAAGGCCATTCAGAAGGAGCTGGGCGAGGATGACGAACAGTCGGCCGACATCCGGGAGCTGGAAGAACGCATCGCAGCCGCCCAAATGCCCGAAGAGGCGGAGAAAGAGGCCCGCCGAGAGCTGGACCGCATGCGGCGCATGCCCATCCAGGCAGCCGAATACAGCGTCATCAAAACCTATCTGGACCTGATGGTCAGCCTGCCCTGGCAGAAGACCACGCCGGACAACCTGGACATCGAACATGCCCGCAAGGTGCTGGACGAGGATCACTACGGCCTGGATGAGATCAAGGAACGCATCCTGGAGTTTCTGGCCGTGCGCAAGCTGCGGGCCGAACGCAAAAGCGACGAGGGTGAGGAAGATCTCCACGACCGCATTCGCCGGGAACGGGAGGGGGTGGTCCTCTGCTTCGTGGGGCCGCCGGGCGTGGGCAAGACCAGCCTGGGCATCAGCATCGCCCGGGCCATGAATCGCAAGTTCGTGCGCCTGGCCCTGGGCGGCATCCGGGACGAGGCGGAGATCCGGGGCTTCCGGCGCACCTACATCGGCTCCATGCCGGGCCGCATCATCCAGAGCCTGCGGCGGGTGGAAAGCAAGAACCCGGTCTTCATGCTGGATGAGGTGGACAAACTGGGGCGGGACTTCCGGGGCGATCCCAGCAGCGCCCTGCTGGAGGTGCTGGACCCCGAACAGAATCGGGAATTTCGGGACCACTACCTGGATGTCCCCTTCGACCTGAGCCAGGTGATGTTCATCACCACGGCCAACGTGCTGGACACCATCCCGGGCCCGCTGCAGGACCGCATGGAGATCATCCAGCTCAGCAGCTACACCGAGGACGAGAAGGTCAAGATCGCCCAGGGCTATCTCCTCCCCCGCCAGATCCGGGAGAACGGCCTGCGGCCCGAAGAGGTCACCATGACCGAAGCCGCCCTCCGGGAGATCATCCAGGGCTACACCCGGGAAGCCGGCGTCCGCAACATGGAACGGGAGATCGGCAAGGTCTGCCGCAAGATCGCGGCCAAGATCGCGGCCGGCACCGCGCCGGAAACCACCGTGGTGGACGCGCCGGATATTTACCACTACCTGGGCAAGCGGCGCTACCACGGCGAAGAGATTGCCGAGCGGGTGGAGATCCCCGGGGTGGCCGTGGGGTTGGCCTGGACCATGACCGGCGGCGACATCATGTTCTTCGAGGCCACCCGGGTCCCCGGAGAGAAGGGCTTCACCCTCACCGGACAGCTGGGCGAGGTCATGAAAGAGAGCGCGCAGGCCGCCCTGAGCTACGTGCGCAGCCGGGCCAGGGATCTGGGCATCGATCCCGACTTCTTCAAGACGTCGGACATCCACCTGCACATTCCCGCCGGCGCCATCCCCAAGGACGGTCCCAGCGCCGGTATCACCATGGCCACGGCCCTGGCCAGCCTGCTCACCGGCCGCCGGGTCCGGCCAGATACCGGCATGACCGGTGAAATCACCCTGCGGGGGAAGGTGTTGCCGGTGGGTGGCATCAAAGAGAAGGTCCTGGCCGCGGCCCGCTTCGGCCTGACCACCGTCATCCTGCCCAGACACAACGAAGCAGACCTGGACGACGTCCCCGAGACGGTCCGGGAACGGATTCATTTCGTGTTGGTGGACACGGTGGATGAGGTGCTCCAGGCCGCCCTGGAAGAGGTCCCGGCAGAAGCGGTGGAGCCGCCTGCCCTGGCCGCCGAATCGTCGGCACCCGGCCGGGCCGGGTAG
- a CDS encoding AlbA family DNA-binding domain-containing protein — MRNFPFGGQTKIAYTQDANLDALEVTDLDKRYRSTARFFNGSKNEYPRRMHCIQGSDAHRITADPKNPKRLGIGDRMTEFLLDSPTFESLQAVLRSKQFDRTRPVRPKDNPFDPIVAAREEGPSLVQSFHESASQRGGRLTAILSDICAFANTMGGTIYIGASPRKGKPSGLAKPAEVQQQIQEALEARLTPPLEVKFEVVQSQGAKVLRIQVPKGPDRPYCLDDFKFYVRDESETSLAVRDEIVALIREAVSPSSADQRERSSKGRDQRRERSGQEQRNQAAASQNGSSNTATGSNGSDPASVDETSSEDAFYLPQIGVEIVETVERNGKKYHSIHDLRNGHIIKNVTRKGARKLWNYAIQCHEDRPVDPQAVKWHGDIGLIKCEKRAGKLRYDLALRENGHLRVFYGVTEDGMEGRWSVFIQDE, encoded by the coding sequence ATGCGCAATTTTCCCTTTGGGGGCCAGACCAAGATTGCCTATACCCAGGACGCCAACCTGGATGCCCTGGAGGTCACGGACCTGGACAAACGATACCGGTCGACGGCCCGCTTCTTCAACGGGAGCAAGAACGAGTACCCCCGACGGATGCACTGCATCCAGGGCAGCGACGCTCACCGGATCACGGCCGACCCGAAAAATCCCAAGCGGCTCGGCATCGGTGATCGGATGACCGAGTTTCTGTTGGATTCGCCCACCTTCGAGAGCCTGCAGGCCGTTCTGCGCAGCAAACAGTTCGACCGCACCCGGCCTGTCCGCCCCAAGGACAACCCGTTTGATCCCATCGTTGCAGCCCGGGAAGAAGGCCCCAGCCTGGTCCAGAGTTTCCATGAATCGGCCAGCCAGCGAGGTGGCCGACTCACCGCCATCCTCAGCGACATCTGCGCCTTCGCCAACACCATGGGCGGCACCATCTACATCGGCGCCAGCCCCCGGAAAGGCAAACCCAGTGGCCTGGCCAAACCCGCGGAAGTCCAGCAACAGATCCAGGAGGCCCTGGAGGCCCGGCTGACGCCCCCCCTGGAAGTCAAGTTCGAGGTGGTGCAGAGCCAGGGCGCCAAGGTCCTGCGTATCCAGGTGCCGAAAGGTCCCGACAGGCCTTATTGCCTGGACGACTTCAAGTTCTACGTCCGGGACGAGTCGGAAACCAGCCTGGCCGTGCGGGATGAGATCGTGGCCCTGATCCGGGAGGCCGTCAGCCCATCCTCGGCCGATCAACGGGAACGGAGCAGCAAGGGGCGAGACCAGCGACGAGAGCGGAGCGGCCAGGAGCAGCGAAACCAGGCGGCCGCTTCTCAGAACGGTTCCAGCAACACCGCCACCGGCAGCAATGGCTCCGATCCGGCCAGTGTGGATGAGACCTCCAGCGAGGACGCTTTCTATCTGCCCCAAATCGGCGTGGAAATTGTGGAAACTGTGGAACGCAACGGCAAGAAGTACCACAGCATCCACGACCTGCGCAACGGCCACATCATCAAGAATGTGACCCGCAAAGGGGCCCGCAAGCTCTGGAACTATGCCATCCAGTGTCATGAAGATCGGCCGGTGGACCCCCAGGCGGTGAAATGGCACGGGGACATTGGCCTGATCAAGTGTGAAAAGCGGGCGGGCAAGCTGCGCTACGACCTGGCCCTGCGGGAGAACGGCCACCTGCGGGTCTTCTACGGCGTCACCGAAGACGGCATGGAAGGGCGCTGGTCGGTATTCATCCAGGACGAATAG
- a CDS encoding decaprenyl-phosphate phosphoribosyltransferase, translating into MSSIALTASSIRANLRGLLKAMRPQQWTKNAIIYAGLVFDGKLLQPDLFLRTTLVAVAFCLASSSVYLMNDLVDVEKDRQHPRKRHRPLPSGELLPTVATVAAILLAAVSLLLGFWLNGWVGLVLIGYLLQNVAYSFYLKHLVIIDVMVLALGFLLRVVAGAVVVSVTNFSPWLYVCVTLLALFLGFGKRRHEITLLADDAGNHRSSLAEYNLPLLDQIIGMVTTSTLVAYTFYSFEAQTALAQDGRMLLTVPFVFYFIVRYLYLIHVRKLGGAPDELLLKDRPLLINTLLWMIAVVVLIYRW; encoded by the coding sequence ATGTCTTCCATCGCATTGACTGCATCGTCCATCCGGGCAAACCTGCGTGGCCTGTTGAAGGCCATGCGACCGCAACAGTGGACCAAAAACGCCATCATCTACGCCGGGCTGGTCTTTGATGGCAAACTTTTACAGCCCGACCTCTTCCTGCGGACGACCCTGGTGGCCGTCGCCTTCTGTCTGGCATCCAGCAGCGTCTACCTGATGAATGATCTGGTGGATGTGGAAAAAGATCGTCAGCATCCCCGGAAACGGCACCGGCCCTTGCCCAGCGGCGAGCTGCTACCGACGGTGGCCACCGTCGCGGCCATCCTGCTGGCCGCCGTGAGCCTGCTGCTGGGCTTCTGGCTCAATGGGTGGGTGGGGCTGGTCCTCATCGGCTATCTGCTGCAAAATGTGGCCTACAGTTTTTATCTGAAGCACCTGGTCATCATCGACGTGATGGTGCTGGCCCTGGGCTTTTTGTTGCGGGTGGTCGCCGGCGCGGTGGTGGTCTCCGTGACCAACTTCAGCCCCTGGCTCTATGTCTGCGTGACCCTGCTGGCCCTCTTTCTGGGCTTTGGCAAGCGGCGCCACGAAATCACCCTGTTGGCCGACGATGCCGGCAATCACCGCAGCAGCCTGGCGGAGTACAACCTGCCCCTCCTGGACCAGATCATCGGCATGGTGACCACCAGTACCCTGGTGGCCTACACCTTCTACAGCTTTGAAGCCCAGACCGCCCTGGCCCAGGATGGCCGCATGTTGTTGACGGTGCCCTTTGTCTTCTACTTTATCGTGCGCTACCTCTATCTGATCCACGTGCGCAAGCTGGGTGGGGCGCCTGATGAACTCTTGCTCAAGGATCGGCCCCTGTTGATCAACACCCTGCTGTGGATGATCGCCGTGGTGGTGCTCATCTACCGCTGGTAG